In a single window of the Ferviditalea candida genome:
- a CDS encoding tRNA (adenine(22)-N(1))-methyltransferase, with protein sequence MSVKLSKRLEIVAQWIPQGSRLADIGTDHALLPVFLVQTGKISFAVAGDIHEGPLETARQQVAEAGLQDHISIRRGDGLAVVEPEEVDAVSIAGMGGSTMVHILSEGEKQLASVKRLVLQPNVGEFAVRRWLEDHQWFLASEELLQEDGRIYEILVADRRPNAAELNRKLYEQASSAYGAVLTKEDLHLLGPYLLQKAGPVFERKWEGELLKLQQVCRSLKNSSLAESRLKLEEMQRRTERIKEVLQCLPKVKP encoded by the coding sequence ATGAGTGTCAAATTATCGAAGCGTTTGGAAATCGTTGCGCAATGGATTCCACAAGGAAGCCGTTTGGCGGATATCGGTACGGATCATGCTCTGCTGCCTGTTTTTTTGGTGCAGACCGGGAAGATTTCCTTTGCGGTAGCCGGGGATATTCATGAAGGTCCGCTGGAAACTGCCAGACAACAAGTGGCTGAGGCCGGTCTTCAGGATCACATATCGATCCGCCGGGGTGACGGATTAGCGGTCGTCGAACCGGAGGAGGTCGACGCCGTTTCGATTGCCGGAATGGGCGGCTCCACAATGGTACATATCTTGTCTGAAGGAGAGAAACAGCTGGCTTCCGTAAAAAGGCTGGTTCTGCAGCCGAATGTGGGCGAATTTGCCGTCCGGCGATGGCTGGAGGACCATCAATGGTTTCTCGCCTCAGAGGAACTCTTGCAGGAAGACGGACGGATTTATGAGATTCTTGTCGCCGATCGCCGTCCCAATGCCGCCGAATTAAATCGCAAGCTGTATGAGCAGGCCTCCTCGGCCTATGGCGCAGTTCTGACCAAAGAAGATCTGCATCTTCTGGGGCCTTACTTGCTACAGAAGGCCGGGCCGGTTTTTGAACGCAAATGGGAGGGTGAACTGCTGAAGCTGCAGCAGGTATGCCGAAGCCTGAAAAATTCCAGCTTAGCTGAATCCCGGCTCAAGCTTGAAGAAATGCAAAGACGAACGGAACGGATAAAGGAGGTATTGCAATGTTTGCCAAAGGTCAAACCGTAG
- the rpoD gene encoding RNA polymerase sigma factor RpoD, with amino-acid sequence MANEQHTQLENELTLEQAKELLIEAGKKRGSLTYKDIMERLSPFDQDPDQMDDFFEQLADMGIEVVNEHEDEIELGPEDQRDTDDFNFDDDLSLPPGVKINDPVRMYLKEIGRVPLLSAEDEVELAKRIEDGDEEAKRRLAEANLRLVVSIAKRYVGRGMLFLDLIQEGNMGLIKAVEKFDHTKGYKFSTYATWWIRQAITRAIADQARTIRIPVHMVETINKLIRVSRQLLQELGREPTPEEIAAEMDLSTDKVREIMKIAQEPVSLETPIGEEDDSHLGDFIEDQEALAPADAAAYELLKEQLEDVLDTLTEREENVLRLRFGLDDGRTRTLEEVGKVFGVTRERIRQIEAKALRKLRHPSRSKRLKDFLE; translated from the coding sequence ATGGCGAACGAACAACACACACAATTGGAAAATGAGCTGACACTCGAACAGGCAAAAGAACTTTTGATTGAGGCGGGCAAAAAACGGGGGTCGCTGACTTATAAAGATATCATGGAACGGCTGAGCCCATTCGATCAGGATCCGGATCAAATGGATGATTTTTTTGAACAATTGGCCGATATGGGTATCGAAGTCGTTAACGAACATGAGGATGAAATCGAGTTGGGTCCGGAAGATCAGCGGGATACCGATGATTTCAATTTCGATGATGATCTCTCTCTTCCGCCCGGAGTGAAGATCAACGATCCGGTTCGCATGTATCTGAAAGAAATCGGCCGTGTTCCGCTGCTTTCAGCCGAAGACGAAGTGGAGCTGGCCAAAAGAATTGAGGACGGCGATGAGGAGGCGAAACGCCGCTTGGCCGAAGCCAATCTCCGGTTGGTTGTCAGCATTGCCAAAAGATATGTCGGAAGAGGCATGCTGTTCCTTGATTTGATTCAAGAAGGAAATATGGGTCTGATCAAGGCGGTTGAAAAATTCGACCATACCAAGGGCTACAAGTTCAGCACCTATGCGACCTGGTGGATTCGGCAAGCGATTACACGAGCCATCGCGGATCAAGCCCGGACCATTCGTATCCCCGTTCACATGGTGGAAACGATCAACAAATTGATTCGCGTTTCTCGCCAACTGCTTCAAGAGCTGGGACGTGAGCCGACGCCCGAAGAAATTGCCGCGGAGATGGATTTGAGCACGGACAAAGTTCGCGAGATCATGAAAATCGCTCAGGAACCGGTTTCTCTGGAAACGCCGATCGGGGAAGAGGATGACTCGCACCTCGGCGATTTTATCGAAGATCAGGAAGCTCTGGCGCCTGCCGACGCGGCTGCGTATGAACTATTGAAAGAGCAGCTTGAGGATGTGTTGGACACGCTGACCGAACGTGAAGAGAACGTGCTGAGACTGCGCTTCGGACTGGATGACGGACGTACGAGAACCTTGGAGGAAGTTGGTAAAGTGTTCGGAGTTACACGCGAGCGGATCCGCCAAATCGAAGCCAAAGCCCTGCGCAAGCTTAGACATCCGAGCCGCAGCAAGCGGCTGAAAGATTTTCTGGAATAG
- the dnaG gene encoding DNA primase — MNFGNIPDDVIAAVLKYHEIVEVVSKYVHLAKQGRNFKGLCPFHSEKSPSFTVSPDKQIFNCFGCGTAGNAIKFVMEIEGLTFPEAVRQLAEEADIPIGWESAPAEETAGQKEKRLIIEGHELAAKWYNYLLKNSELGKPAMEYLRGRGFTDRMIDEFQIGYSPPMWDKLCQFLNSRNINLAIMEKGGLVSANSEGNGYLDRFRDRIMFPIRDARGRTVAFAGRVLKEAQPKYLNTPETVLFNKSSILYNLDRAKSSIRKSRKAVLFEGYADVIKAWDAGAANGVATMGTALTEEHARVLKRFADEVIVCYDGDDAGQAAAFKSLALLERSGCNAQVAILPGRMDPDEYISVNGAQKFLSEIINSAVPSTKFKLIYLQRNHILQKDEGKLKYIQEALKIIAELHSPTEREHYVKELSHDFQYSIQSLNEQLHQIREQLQKKKNFGDNKENSWNNVMNDRRTEKTSPVLLPAFHNAERKLLAVMMEDADVALYVREQLGDRFNVEAHAALAAYLYAYYADGNEPDASRYMATLHNEQLEKVASSIAMTDSTGGINDKVIDDYIREIKKYPQLAALELKKEEIARAERAGDVIRAAQIASEIISLERQLKTL; from the coding sequence ATGAATTTCGGGAACATTCCGGATGATGTGATTGCTGCTGTATTAAAGTATCATGAGATTGTTGAAGTGGTCAGCAAATATGTGCATCTGGCCAAGCAGGGCAGGAATTTCAAAGGTTTGTGTCCTTTTCATTCGGAAAAATCGCCTTCTTTTACCGTATCGCCGGATAAGCAAATATTCAATTGCTTCGGTTGCGGGACGGCGGGCAATGCCATCAAGTTTGTCATGGAGATTGAAGGGCTGACTTTTCCCGAAGCGGTCCGCCAATTGGCCGAAGAAGCGGATATCCCGATAGGCTGGGAATCCGCCCCGGCGGAAGAAACAGCCGGACAAAAAGAAAAGCGCCTGATCATTGAAGGACACGAGCTTGCCGCAAAATGGTACAATTATTTGCTCAAAAACTCCGAGCTTGGCAAACCGGCCATGGAGTATCTGCGCGGCAGAGGGTTTACCGACCGAATGATCGACGAGTTTCAGATCGGCTATTCTCCTCCCATGTGGGACAAGCTTTGCCAATTTTTGAACAGCCGCAACATCAATCTGGCGATTATGGAGAAGGGGGGCCTTGTTTCCGCAAATTCCGAAGGCAATGGATATTTGGATCGGTTCCGCGATCGAATCATGTTTCCGATCCGCGATGCCAGAGGAAGAACGGTTGCTTTCGCCGGTCGGGTATTGAAGGAGGCACAGCCGAAATATTTAAATACGCCTGAAACCGTATTGTTTAATAAAAGCAGCATATTATATAACTTGGATCGGGCTAAATCTTCGATCCGCAAAAGCCGGAAAGCGGTGCTTTTCGAAGGATACGCGGATGTGATCAAAGCTTGGGATGCAGGAGCGGCCAACGGAGTCGCCACGATGGGAACCGCGCTGACCGAAGAGCATGCCCGGGTGCTCAAGCGGTTTGCCGACGAGGTCATCGTTTGTTACGACGGGGATGATGCCGGTCAAGCCGCCGCATTCAAAAGCCTCGCATTGCTGGAGAGGTCGGGATGCAATGCCCAAGTGGCCATCCTTCCGGGCAGAATGGATCCAGATGAATATATTTCCGTCAACGGCGCGCAAAAATTCCTCTCGGAAATAATCAATTCCGCTGTTCCTTCCACAAAATTTAAATTAATTTATTTGCAAAGAAACCATATACTACAAAAAGATGAAGGAAAGCTGAAGTATATCCAAGAGGCGCTTAAAATTATCGCCGAACTGCATTCCCCCACCGAGCGGGAGCATTACGTCAAAGAATTATCCCATGATTTCCAATATTCCATCCAATCCCTTAACGAACAGTTGCATCAAATTCGCGAACAATTACAAAAAAAGAAGAATTTTGGGGATAATAAAGAAAATTCGTGGAATAATGTTATGAATGACAGGAGAACGGAAAAGACATCGCCGGTTCTTCTGCCGGCTTTTCATAATGCCGAAAGAAAGCTCCTGGCGGTCATGATGGAAGATGCGGATGTCGCTCTGTATGTCCGCGAACAGTTGGGAGACCGGTTTAATGTAGAAGCGCACGCAGCTTTAGCTGCTTATTTATATGCTTATTATGCCGATGGGAATGAGCCCGATGCCAGCAGATATATGGCAACCTTGCACAACGAACAGCTTGAAAAAGTCGCCAGCTCCATCGCGATGACGGATTCCACTGGCGGGATTAACGACAAGGTGATTGACGATTACATCCGGGAGATCAAAAAATACCCGCAGTTGGCGGCACTAGAGTTGAAAAAAGAAGAAATTGCAAGGGCTGAACGTGCGGGTGATGTAATTCGAGCGGCCCAGATTGCAAGTGAGATTATTTCCCTGGAAAGACAGCTGAAAACATTATAG
- a CDS encoding YaiI/YqxD family protein, with protein MEISSEELTIIVDADACPVKKEIVLTAKAFRVPVAMVASYDHRLQPEEGVRIVQVDRSQQSADLFIANLVKAHDILVTQDFGLAAIGLAKGAVVLSNRGQIYNNENIGFLLERRHEHAKQRRNGHYGKGPKPFTEEDRVNFLHTLTKTLEHLQENSSL; from the coding sequence ATCGAGATATCTTCAGAAGAGCTTACAATTATTGTGGATGCCGATGCTTGTCCGGTCAAAAAGGAAATCGTCCTGACAGCCAAGGCGTTCCGCGTCCCTGTCGCAATGGTGGCCTCCTATGATCACAGGCTGCAGCCGGAAGAAGGGGTACGGATCGTTCAGGTGGACCGCTCCCAGCAATCGGCCGATCTTTTTATTGCCAATCTCGTCAAAGCCCACGATATTTTGGTGACCCAGGATTTCGGTCTGGCTGCGATCGGTTTGGCTAAAGGCGCTGTCGTGTTGTCCAACCGGGGACAAATCTACAACAACGAGAATATCGGCTTTTTGCTGGAACGAAGACATGAACACGCCAAACAGCGGAGAAACGGCCATTACGGCAAAGGTCCGAAACCTTTTACGGAAGAGGATCGTGTGAATTTTCTACACACTTTGACAAAAACTTTAGAACATTTGCAGGAAAATTCATCGTTGTAG
- the glyS gene encoding glycine--tRNA ligase subunit beta — translation MAKHLLFEIGMEEIPARFIRGAVELLQQKVEKWLNDSRIAYGKAEAFATPRRIAVSVSDVAEKQEDLQDEVKGPSKKIALDEQGNWSKAALGFARSQDVNPEQLFFKELSGVEYVHAVKSKKGVPAEELFGDGLKEIVQSMAFPKNMRWGSHDLRFVRPIRWIVALFGEQIIPLEITGVRSGRMTKGHRFLGQDVSIPSASEYAAKLREQFVIADMGERASLIAGQIEGLAKQKGWHVSMKEDLLEEVLFLVEYPTVLYGTFDPDFLNIPQEVLITSMREHQRYFPVMDGNGKLLPYFITVRNGNDVSLDQVAKGNEKVLRARLSDAKFFYQEDQKMKIDAALARLETIVFHEELGTLGDKVRRIGRIAEEIAGILRSEEQTLQDVRRTAAICKFDLVTLMVYEFPELQGIMGEDYARKAGEKEAVARAIFEHYQPRFSGDAVPASLVGSIVSMADKIDTIAACFSIGIIPTGSQDPYALRRQAAGIVQILHAHRLPIRLADLFDTALSVLEQAGLLKRERNEIMKDLMDFFALRVKNIFPDTVRYDIVDAVMSGGFDDVSSVVRRGEALMDAVNGGEFKSAVDSFVRVGNLAAKADESREIDSALFQQVEEHVLHDAWRSMRDAYLGRLANFEESQALERLSSLKEPIRQYFDAVMVMVDDDALRRARLALLRGIADDIRRFADFQKIVW, via the coding sequence ATGGCTAAGCATCTCTTGTTTGAAATCGGCATGGAGGAAATTCCGGCCAGATTTATCCGTGGGGCGGTGGAACTGCTGCAGCAAAAAGTGGAAAAGTGGCTGAATGATTCGCGGATAGCCTACGGCAAGGCTGAGGCTTTTGCAACTCCCCGAAGAATCGCCGTTTCCGTCAGCGATGTCGCGGAAAAGCAGGAGGATCTGCAGGATGAGGTGAAGGGTCCCTCCAAGAAAATCGCTCTGGACGAGCAGGGGAATTGGAGCAAGGCAGCGCTGGGGTTTGCCCGCAGTCAGGACGTGAATCCGGAACAGCTATTTTTCAAGGAATTGTCCGGAGTTGAATATGTGCATGCCGTCAAAAGCAAAAAGGGAGTTCCTGCGGAAGAGCTTTTTGGAGACGGGCTGAAGGAAATTGTGCAATCGATGGCTTTTCCGAAAAATATGCGCTGGGGCAGCCATGATTTGCGTTTTGTCAGACCGATTCGCTGGATCGTTGCACTATTCGGAGAACAGATCATTCCGCTCGAAATCACAGGTGTACGTTCCGGAAGAATGACCAAAGGTCATCGTTTCCTCGGGCAGGACGTTTCGATTCCGTCCGCATCGGAATATGCGGCCAAGCTTCGCGAGCAGTTTGTGATTGCCGACATGGGTGAACGCGCTTCGCTGATTGCCGGACAAATCGAAGGACTGGCGAAGCAAAAGGGATGGCACGTTTCCATGAAGGAAGATCTGCTGGAGGAGGTGCTGTTCCTGGTTGAATACCCGACGGTATTGTACGGAACCTTCGATCCGGATTTTCTGAATATACCGCAGGAAGTTTTGATCACCTCGATGCGGGAGCATCAGCGTTATTTTCCCGTGATGGACGGAAACGGGAAGCTGCTGCCGTATTTTATAACAGTCAGAAACGGCAATGATGTGTCGCTGGACCAAGTCGCCAAAGGCAATGAAAAGGTGCTGCGCGCGCGTCTGTCCGATGCGAAATTCTTTTACCAGGAAGATCAGAAAATGAAAATCGACGCGGCGCTTGCCCGCTTGGAAACGATCGTATTCCATGAGGAGCTCGGCACCCTTGGAGATAAAGTAAGGCGCATCGGCAGAATCGCCGAGGAAATAGCGGGAATCCTGCGCTCGGAAGAGCAGACATTGCAGGATGTTCGACGGACTGCGGCCATTTGCAAATTCGATCTCGTGACCCTGATGGTCTATGAATTTCCCGAGCTGCAAGGCATCATGGGCGAGGATTACGCACGTAAAGCCGGGGAAAAAGAAGCGGTCGCCCGAGCGATTTTCGAGCACTATCAGCCTCGTTTTTCAGGGGATGCCGTTCCGGCTTCGCTGGTTGGTTCGATCGTCAGCATGGCGGACAAAATCGATACGATTGCCGCATGTTTTTCGATCGGCATCATTCCGACGGGATCGCAGGATCCCTACGCTCTGAGGCGGCAGGCTGCGGGGATCGTCCAGATCCTGCATGCGCACCGTTTGCCGATCCGTTTGGCCGATCTGTTCGATACGGCTCTGTCGGTGCTTGAGCAGGCGGGTTTGTTAAAGCGCGAACGTAATGAAATAATGAAGGATTTGATGGATTTCTTTGCTCTTCGCGTAAAAAATATTTTCCCGGATACGGTCCGTTACGATATTGTCGATGCGGTGATGTCCGGCGGATTCGACGATGTGTCTTCCGTCGTGCGCAGAGGGGAGGCGCTGATGGATGCTGTGAACGGAGGAGAGTTCAAGTCGGCGGTTGATTCGTTCGTAAGGGTCGGCAATTTGGCGGCCAAAGCGGACGAGAGCCGCGAAATCGACAGCGCTCTGTTTCAGCAAGTCGAAGAGCATGTTCTGCATGATGCATGGCGGTCGATGCGGGATGCTTATCTTGGCCGGCTGGCGAATTTTGAAGAATCTCAAGCGTTGGAGCGGTTGAGCAGTTTGAAGGAACCGATCCGCCAATATTTCGATGCGGTGATGGTCATGGTTGACGATGATGCGCTGCGCCGGGCCCGATTGGCGCTGCTGCGCGGAATCGCCGACGATATCAGGAGGTTTGCCGACTTCCAGAAGATCGTCTGGTAG
- the glyQ gene encoding glycine--tRNA ligase subunit alpha, with product MNFQQIILTLQNFWAAQNCIIVQPYDVEKGAGTMNPMTFLRSIGPEPWNVAYVEPSRRPADGRYGENPNRLYQHHQFQVIMKPSPDNIQEIYLESLKQLGIDPLHHDIRFVEDNWESPTLGAWGLGWEVWLDGMEITQFTYFQQVGGIDANPVAVEITYGLERMASYIQNKENVFDLEWVDGVSYGDVFHQPEFEHSKYTFEISDSKMLFTLFNMYEEEAKKTLEHHLVFPAYDYVLKCSHTFNLLDARGAISVTERTGYIMRVRNLARQCAATYLEERERLGFPLLKGKGVASDG from the coding sequence ATGAATTTCCAGCAGATCATACTGACTCTGCAAAATTTTTGGGCGGCGCAAAACTGCATCATTGTACAGCCCTATGATGTGGAGAAAGGGGCCGGCACGATGAATCCGATGACCTTCCTCCGCAGCATCGGGCCGGAGCCGTGGAACGTTGCATATGTGGAGCCCTCCCGCCGTCCGGCGGACGGCCGGTATGGGGAGAATCCGAACCGCCTCTACCAGCATCACCAGTTCCAAGTCATCATGAAGCCGTCACCCGACAACATCCAGGAAATCTATTTGGAAAGTCTGAAACAGCTGGGCATCGATCCGCTGCATCACGATATCCGCTTTGTTGAGGATAACTGGGAATCGCCTACATTGGGCGCATGGGGATTAGGCTGGGAAGTATGGCTGGACGGGATGGAAATTACCCAGTTCACGTATTTTCAGCAGGTAGGGGGCATCGACGCAAATCCGGTCGCCGTGGAAATCACATACGGTCTTGAGCGTATGGCCTCTTACATTCAGAACAAGGAAAATGTGTTTGATCTTGAGTGGGTGGACGGGGTTTCTTACGGAGATGTGTTTCATCAGCCGGAATTCGAGCATTCCAAATACACGTTCGAGATTTCCGACTCCAAGATGCTGTTTACTCTGTTCAATATGTATGAAGAGGAAGCGAAAAAAACGCTGGAGCATCATCTGGTGTTCCCTGCTTACGATTATGTGCTGAAATGCTCTCACACATTCAATCTGCTGGATGCAAGAGGAGCGATCAGCGTAACCGAACGGACGGGGTACATCATGCGTGTGCGCAACCTGGCCAGACAATGCGCGGCGACATATCTGGAGGAACGGGAACGTTTGGGCTTCCCTTTATTGAAAGGCAAAGGAGTGGCGAGCGATGGCTAA
- the recO gene encoding DNA repair protein RecO yields MLNRIEGIVIRAMDYGEGHKIITLYTKEAGRVTVMARGAKKLKSRFSAIAQLFTYGEFVFFKTGAMGTLNHGEIIRSHHLLREDLLKAAYASYIAEMIDRMTEHEAGSSALFEQLEAAFEAIEDGKDPQIVAHVMEMKILEFSGYGPEFEACVSCGRETGLSVLSFQLGGVLCSPCQTKDPSARHIEEGTWKLLRLFRRMDLRRLGKISVKNETKKQIKPILRGLMDTHIGIQWKARNFLDQMEKYEI; encoded by the coding sequence GTGCTGAACAGGATCGAAGGGATCGTCATTCGCGCGATGGATTACGGGGAAGGCCATAAAATTATTACTCTTTATACAAAAGAAGCGGGCAGAGTCACTGTGATGGCCAGAGGGGCGAAAAAGCTGAAAAGCCGCTTCTCGGCCATCGCCCAATTGTTTACATACGGCGAATTCGTTTTTTTCAAAACAGGTGCAATGGGGACGCTCAATCATGGGGAAATCATCCGCTCGCATCACCTGCTGCGCGAGGATTTGCTGAAGGCTGCTTACGCTTCTTATATCGCCGAAATGATCGACCGGATGACGGAGCATGAAGCAGGCAGCTCGGCCCTGTTCGAACAGCTGGAAGCGGCATTCGAAGCGATCGAGGACGGAAAGGATCCGCAGATCGTTGCGCATGTGATGGAAATGAAAATTCTTGAATTTTCCGGATATGGACCGGAGTTTGAAGCCTGCGTGTCCTGCGGGCGGGAAACCGGCCTGTCCGTTTTGAGTTTCCAATTGGGGGGAGTCCTCTGCAGCCCCTGCCAAACCAAGGATCCCTCCGCCAGGCACATTGAGGAAGGAACTTGGAAATTGCTGCGTTTATTTCGCCGGATGGATCTGCGCAGATTGGGCAAAATCAGTGTAAAAAATGAAACGAAAAAGCAAATCAAACCGATCCTTCGGGGCTTGATGGACACCCATATCGGGATCCAATGGAAAGCTCGCAATTTTCTTGACCAGATGGAGAAATATGAGATATAA
- a CDS encoding YqzL family protein, whose product MRDFTWKYFAATGDVDAYLLYKDMQNYYDDMRETEEETDVEELPE is encoded by the coding sequence ATGCGCGATTTTACTTGGAAGTATTTTGCCGCAACCGGAGATGTCGATGCTTATCTGCTGTATAAGGATATGCAAAACTATTACGATGATATGAGAGAAACGGAAGAAGAAACAGACGTCGAGGAGCTGCCGGAATGA
- the era gene encoding GTPase Era yields MKEKVKETAKEPFKSGFVAIIGRPNVGKSTLMNQVIGQKIAIMSDKPQTTRNKIHGVYTTESMQIVFLDTPGIHKPKSRLGDYMIKTAEGTLGEVDAILFLADVADGLGGGDKFIIERLKQVSTPVILVLNKIDKVHPDDLLPAISAYNELYPFAQIVPVSALLGSNVNTLLEQIGRYLPEGPMYYPADQVTDHPEQFVCAELIREKILHLTREEIPHSIAVTIEDMYVEENGVVNISAVVFVERDSQKGIIIGKNGSLLKEVGKQAREDIEKLLGSRTFLEIWVKVKKDWRNREHLLRDLGFSGE; encoded by the coding sequence GTGAAAGAAAAAGTGAAAGAAACGGCGAAGGAACCGTTCAAATCCGGCTTTGTGGCGATTATCGGAAGGCCGAATGTAGGGAAATCCACCCTCATGAATCAAGTGATCGGTCAAAAAATCGCCATCATGTCGGATAAGCCGCAAACGACAAGAAATAAAATTCACGGTGTTTATACGACCGAAAGCATGCAGATCGTATTTCTCGATACGCCGGGAATCCACAAGCCCAAATCAAGGCTGGGGGACTACATGATCAAGACCGCGGAAGGGACTTTAGGGGAAGTTGATGCGATCCTGTTCCTGGCGGATGTTGCGGACGGGCTTGGAGGCGGTGACAAATTCATTATCGAACGGCTGAAGCAGGTCAGCACTCCGGTTATTCTCGTATTGAATAAAATTGATAAAGTCCATCCCGATGATCTTTTGCCGGCTATTTCAGCTTATAACGAGTTGTATCCGTTTGCCCAGATCGTCCCGGTTTCGGCGCTGCTCGGCAGCAACGTAAACACCCTGCTCGAGCAAATCGGACGCTACCTCCCGGAAGGACCAATGTACTATCCGGCCGATCAGGTTACTGACCATCCGGAGCAGTTCGTTTGCGCGGAGCTGATTCGCGAAAAAATACTTCACCTGACCCGGGAGGAGATTCCTCATTCCATTGCGGTGACGATTGAGGACATGTATGTGGAGGAAAACGGAGTCGTGAATATTTCGGCAGTCGTGTTTGTGGAGAGGGATTCGCAAAAAGGGATCATTATCGGCAAAAACGGTTCGCTGCTGAAGGAAGTGGGAAAGCAGGCCCGAGAGGACATCGAGAAGCTTCTGGGCTCCCGAACATTTCTGGAAATCTGGGTGAAAGTCAAAAAAGATTGGAGAAACCGCGAGCATCTTTTGCGGGATCTCGGGTTTAGCGGCGAATAA
- a CDS encoding cytidine deaminase has protein sequence MRIDADMLLKTAAEAKDRAYAPYSRFKVGAALLDAQGRVYPGCNVENAAYAPTNCAERTALFGAIASGASPKQFAAIALIGDTQEPLSPCGVCRQVMIELCPPDMPVIMGSAGGRWTKSTVAELLPDAFHPDVLKEEQP, from the coding sequence ATGAGGATCGATGCGGACATGCTTCTCAAGACGGCGGCCGAAGCCAAGGACAGGGCTTACGCTCCGTATTCCCGCTTTAAGGTGGGAGCAGCGCTGCTGGATGCCCAGGGAAGGGTATATCCGGGCTGCAATGTGGAAAATGCGGCTTACGCCCCAACCAACTGTGCGGAACGCACCGCTTTGTTCGGTGCGATTGCATCGGGGGCCAGCCCCAAACAATTCGCGGCAATCGCTTTGATCGGGGATACGCAGGAGCCGCTGTCGCCTTGCGGTGTGTGCAGGCAGGTGATGATTGAGCTTTGTCCGCCGGACATGCCGGTCATCATGGGCTCCGCCGGAGGGCGGTGGACGAAGTCTACTGTTGCGGAGCTTTTGCCCGACGCTTTTCATCCCGATGTATTAAAGGAGGAGCAGCCGTGA
- a CDS encoding diacylglycerol kinase family protein: MNEARKWLRGFRYAYEGIKYALSTQRNMKFHFMVAFAVLILALFFHLSKLEILFILLSVTLVIVTELINTGVEKAVDLAMPDKHPLAKIAKDAAAASVLVSAVFAVAVGLIVFYDPIDRLFLHIRESADPGKVQEIWVFISIVLMAVTVIQTRYSMSKGAIFRPSMMVAVSFAVSTLISMLVRQTLIILMAYLLSVLLALVLYEKTERSLGSILFSGIFGSFITVLVYVLVQYI, translated from the coding sequence GTGAATGAAGCCCGGAAATGGCTGCGCGGTTTTCGATACGCCTATGAGGGGATAAAGTATGCCCTATCGACACAGCGCAACATGAAGTTTCATTTTATGGTCGCGTTTGCCGTCCTGATCCTCGCGCTGTTCTTCCATTTGTCCAAGCTGGAAATTTTGTTCATCCTGCTTTCCGTTACCTTGGTCATCGTCACCGAGCTGATCAACACCGGAGTGGAGAAAGCCGTCGACTTGGCCATGCCCGACAAGCATCCCCTGGCGAAAATAGCGAAAGACGCAGCCGCAGCTTCCGTTCTGGTGTCTGCGGTTTTTGCGGTTGCCGTCGGGCTGATCGTGTTCTACGATCCAATCGACCGCTTGTTCCTGCATATCCGTGAGAGCGCCGATCCGGGCAAGGTTCAGGAAATTTGGGTGTTCATCAGCATTGTGCTGATGGCCGTGACTGTGATCCAAACCCGCTATTCGATGAGCAAAGGGGCAATTTTCAGGCCCAGCATGATGGTTGCCGTCTCGTTCGCCGTGTCCACCCTGATCTCGATGCTCGTGCGGCAAACGCTGATCATCCTGATGGCTTATCTGCTGTCCGTGCTGCTTGCTCTCGTGCTGTACGAAAAAACGGAGCGCTCGCTCGGCTCCATCCTCTTCAGCGGAATTTTCGGCAGCTTCATCACGGTCTTGGTTTACGTTCTCGTTCAATATATATAA
- the ybeY gene encoding rRNA maturation RNase YbeY has protein sequence MGLRLEWINELDDYEIPERWIELLQRLLQTAGQSEGVEHGEVALTFVDNETIRSLNRDYRGLDRATDVLSFALQEVGIGESEIFFDEADEAMEFQDELLGDIVISVPQAIAQSEEYGHSLEREIGFLFVHGFLHLIGYDHQDEASEKEMFGKQEIILREVGLTR, from the coding sequence ATGGGATTGCGATTGGAATGGATCAATGAGCTGGATGATTACGAAATACCGGAACGCTGGATCGAACTGCTGCAGCGTCTGCTGCAAACGGCCGGTCAGTCCGAGGGCGTGGAGCACGGCGAGGTGGCCTTGACGTTTGTCGATAATGAGACGATTCGCAGTTTGAACAGGGATTACCGCGGTTTGGACCGGGCAACCGACGTTCTTTCCTTTGCTTTGCAGGAGGTTGGAATCGGGGAGTCGGAAATATTTTTTGATGAAGCGGATGAAGCGATGGAATTCCAGGATGAGCTGTTGGGCGATATCGTGATTTCCGTTCCGCAGGCCATTGCGCAAAGCGAGGAATACGGACATTCCCTGGAGAGAGAGATCGGCTTTTTGTTTGTGCACGGTTTTCTTCATCTGATCGGATATGACCATCAGGATGAAGCTTCGGAGAAGGAAATGTTCGGCAAGCAGGAAATCATTTTGCGGGAGGTTGGATTGACGAGGTGA